In the Anaerobranca gottschalkii DSM 13577 genome, one interval contains:
- a CDS encoding N-acetylmuramoyl-L-alanine amidase, giving the protein MVKKISFYCIIMLIVSLLNGCIDNTETTTPILEKNALDSQGKIIVAVDPGHGGYDPGTTVENVKEKDINLEIALKVKEVLLINGFSVVMTREEDKDFLDATAGPKKQQDMLKRRELIEKSGAAYLISIHTNSTTSPRWKGAQTFYDKEKEQSQELANIIQKHLKVNTGTHREAKARDFYLTRELDIIGVLVETGFLSNPEERKNLQREEYQYKLAWSICSGLVEFLQK; this is encoded by the coding sequence TTGGTTAAAAAAATCTCATTCTATTGTATCATTATGTTAATAGTTTCCCTTTTAAATGGATGTATAGATAACACAGAGACAACTACTCCTATTTTAGAGAAAAATGCCTTAGATTCACAGGGGAAAATTATCGTAGCAGTAGACCCAGGGCATGGTGGTTATGACCCAGGTACAACAGTAGAAAATGTAAAGGAAAAGGACATAAATTTAGAAATCGCTTTAAAAGTTAAAGAGGTATTATTGATAAATGGCTTTAGTGTGGTAATGACTAGAGAAGAAGACAAAGATTTTTTAGATGCAACTGCAGGACCTAAAAAACAGCAAGATATGTTAAAGAGAAGAGAGTTAATTGAAAAAAGTGGAGCAGCTTATCTAATAAGTATCCATACTAACAGCACAACATCTCCAAGATGGAAAGGTGCCCAAACCTTTTATGATAAAGAAAAAGAACAGTCTCAAGAACTAGCCAATATCATTCAAAAACACCTAAAAGTTAATACAGGGACCCATCGAGAGGCAAAGGCCAGGGACTTTTATTTAACCAGGGAATTAGATATCATTGGGGTACTGGTGGAAACGGGATTTTTATCAAATCCAGAAGAGCGAAAAAATCTCCAAAGGGAAGAATATCAATATAAATTAGCATGGAGTATCTGTTCTGGATTAGTGGAATTTCTACAAAAGTAA
- a CDS encoding sigma-54 interaction domain-containing protein has product MDFDNILKLNFENILNSIDEGIHIVDKKGETIFYNPTMARMEGMEGHQVLYKDVLAMFPSLTPETSTIHRVLKTKKPIYDQVQVYTNYKGQRIVTINTTVPLYNNGEFVGVLEISKDVTRLQELAEKIVDLQQQLYTTKDKKGEGENFTFNNIIGESEKLKKIIEYGKRAAKTDSSVLIYGETGTGKELFAQSIHYASKRKNKPFIAQNCAALPESLLEGILFGTVKGSFTGAVDRPGLLQQADGGTLLLDEINSMGLDLQAKLLRVLQDKKVRPIGGTKEIPVDVRIIATTNTEPGESVRNNKIRQDLYYRLAVVNIEIPPLRERRSDIILLTKYFIDKYKKQFNIKDVKISKEVMNLFYNYSWPGNVRELQHVIEGAINILPEDHIITIDILPKHLQQWADTKPTPKTLPEILEKLEVEVITEKLKELNGNISKTAEELGISRQNLQYKLKKYKISI; this is encoded by the coding sequence ATGGATTTTGATAATATATTAAAACTTAACTTTGAAAACATTTTAAACTCGATAGATGAAGGGATTCATATTGTTGATAAAAAGGGAGAAACCATTTTCTATAATCCAACAATGGCTCGAATGGAGGGAATGGAAGGTCATCAAGTATTGTATAAAGATGTTTTAGCTATGTTTCCCTCCCTCACCCCAGAAACTAGTACTATACACCGGGTACTTAAAACTAAAAAACCAATTTACGATCAAGTTCAAGTATATACAAACTACAAAGGTCAAAGGATAGTAACTATTAACACAACAGTACCCCTTTATAACAACGGAGAATTTGTAGGGGTATTGGAAATTTCTAAAGATGTTACCCGATTACAAGAATTGGCGGAAAAAATAGTCGATTTACAACAACAACTCTATACAACAAAGGATAAAAAAGGAGAAGGTGAAAACTTTACCTTTAACAACATTATCGGTGAAAGTGAAAAACTTAAAAAAATAATTGAATACGGTAAGAGGGCGGCAAAAACTGATTCTTCTGTATTGATTTACGGAGAAACTGGAACAGGTAAAGAACTCTTTGCTCAAAGTATCCACTACGCTAGTAAAAGAAAAAATAAGCCTTTTATAGCTCAAAATTGTGCAGCACTACCAGAATCTCTATTAGAAGGGATCCTATTTGGGACAGTAAAGGGAAGTTTTACCGGAGCAGTAGATAGGCCAGGGTTATTACAACAAGCAGATGGTGGAACCCTTTTATTAGATGAGATAAATTCAATGGGACTAGATTTACAGGCTAAACTTTTGAGGGTTTTACAAGATAAAAAAGTCAGGCCAATAGGTGGAACTAAAGAAATCCCCGTTGATGTAAGGATAATTGCCACAACAAATACAGAGCCTGGGGAAAGTGTTAGAAATAATAAAATTAGGCAGGACCTCTACTACCGTTTGGCAGTTGTAAATATTGAAATCCCTCCGTTAAGGGAAAGGCGGAGTGATATAATACTTCTAACTAAATACTTTATCGATAAATATAAAAAACAATTCAATATTAAAGATGTAAAAATCAGCAAAGAAGTGATGAACCTTTTTTATAATTATTCCTGGCCAGGGAATGTCAGGGAACTTCAACATGTCATTGAAGGTGCTATAAACATCCTTCCAGAAGATCATATAATTACTATAGATATTTTACCTAAACACCTTCAACAATGGGCTGACACAAAACCTACCCCTAAAACTCTACCAGAAATTTTAGAAAAACTGGAAGTAGAGGTTATAACAGAAAAACTTAAAGAATTAAATGGCAATATCTCTAAAACAGCTGAGGAATTAGGGATTTCTAGACAAAACTTACAATATAAATTAAAGAAATATAAGATTAGCATCTGA